TTTCATATCCCCAGCAAATCGGTAAGTGATGAttggtgaagtttgatttgTGGGCTTGCAATTGCAGAGATGGTAAATTGGTAATGTGAACCCAGAATTACCGTAGTGATGCAGCACAGACTATTCTTCTTCACCTTCTTGTTGTTTATTCATATGAAATTCCTTTGCAGCTGTCACAGCTACTGGAGTTATTTGGTCGCGTTACAGCACTGTTATCACTCCTGTAAGTTGATATGTTGATCTATTGTGATTGTAGCAGTATTCTTTTCCTACATGTTTTGTAATGGTGCTAATTCTTTGTTCATAAATATGGATAACTTGTGTTTGATGCCCAAAATTTTTCTGTGAGGCTTATCCCAACTTCCGTTTCTTATGTAGTCGTGGATAATCTAAACATTACAAAAAGATCCcctaacaataaaaataaagttcTCTGATCAGAGTTGTATTGGCTCTTTTCTAATTCATGGCCATGTGAATTGTGTTAATCTCTTCAAACCTAGAATAACATTGGTGGACAAGAATCTACCAAAACTAAAGTAGTCCAATCTAATAACAGACTGTTGCTTATGCTCATATTTAAGGAAAATGACCTCTTTGTATTTTCTTGTATTGGCTTTGTTTAGTGATAATGTAAGTGCTTCCCTTTCCCCTCAATTATCATTTCTCATTTTTGTTTGCTGAAAGCTCCATATGTACATCATTATGAGTAgtagaaaaaaatgaaactagCTAGTAATTGCAATATGCCCTTCTTTTTATATTTCATGAGTGTTTCCACATGGCTGATAGCATGAGTGTGGAGATTGGGCATGTAAATAGAAATCTGTCTGAACAATCTGTCTTCTAATTTTTTGTTTGACCTTTCACCTGGATAGCTTCTTGCTTTCACAATGATAAAATTGTCTAACAACAATTAATCTTTTCCTATGAACCAACTGCAGAAGAACTGGAATCTTTTTAGTGTGAACATTGTAATGGCAGGTACAGGCATTTACCAGCTAACGCGAAAAATTCGGTAAGTTAGTCTGTACACATGTTGTCGTTATGTTTATGCAGCGTACATACTATACAAGGCAAGCCAGTATTGACCACCTTAGCTATTTCATACACACAGGCACGATTATTTCAATGACGACCAAACTGCTGTGACCAAAGAATGAGCACAACTGGGGCCAAATTCACCCCCTCCGTTTCCTTTTCATAATAATCGTGGACTCCGATCCTATCTTTGTACTTAATATGTTCCTGATACTAACATATATTTACAAGAATATTTCGAAATCTTATTCTGAATATATGATGCTTAGAATGTCAACAATTGTTATCTCAAGCTCATTCC
This DNA window, taken from Salvia splendens isolate huo1 chromosome 18, SspV2, whole genome shotgun sequence, encodes the following:
- the LOC121776051 gene encoding mitochondrial pyruvate carrier 4-like; this translates as MASKFQALWNHPAGPKTIHFWAPTFKWGISIANLADSSKPPEKVSYPQQIAVTATGVIWSRYSTVITPKNWNLFSVNIVMAGTGIYQLTRKIRHDYFNDDQTAVTKE